GAGAAGAAGCACGCCAGAGCATCTTACGGAAGCTGTTAAAGCCAGGTCAACTTCCAAATTCGGCCGATCGGGCATCGGTCGAAGGCGATTGGCCCACCCAATGGGGAAGCAAACACGGCTCGATCGGCCCCAAACCAAGCTATCGATTTCGCTTCGATTCGCTAACATGTTCCAAGTGTCTGCTTGGCTGAGATTCTTTTGTATTAAATCGAGGAATCCGCTACCGTGCGTTGCCGTGGGATCGATCGCCAGGACTGCGATCGATCGCCGTTCCGATTCGTCCGGCGTGCACCGGGCGATGCACAATCCGTCGCCGACCTGGGGTGCTATCAATCGAAGCAAGCTGGTTCCCGGGATTTCTGTTCTGGGGGTTATGGACGATTGGGGGCATCTCGATCGGGGAATCGCGATCGACAGCGATCTTTGCCGCGGTCGCGAGTTGGACGCTGACGCGGTAATTTGCTGTATACGCTGGAAATATTCGAAGCAACGTTCATCCGACGGAGACGATCAATGCGACCTTGGGGACCCCGCCGCGGCGGCTGGCAGGATCGAAATTTGTTTCGCCCGCTGGAGAGCTCGGCGACGCGGCGGCGGCGTGTCGCGATGCGCGATGCCGAAGCTTCACAGACTCCCTCAAGTTCGCCCGCTGAGGATGACGATCCAAAGCACAAACTTCAGCGAACCGAAGCGATCTTAGTCCTGTCACGGGGATCACTTACGACGCGGAAATTGGCCGCGCTGGCTGGCTTGGCGGATGCCACCGAAGCGCGTACACTGATCCGCCAACTTAACCAGCTTTACGATCAACAGGGGCGCGCCTTTCGTGCCGAAGAGGTTGCCGGCGGTTACCAGTTGTTAACCCGACCTCAGTTTGCACCGTACCTGCGGCGTTTGGGGCACGTGCCGCAAGCGGTTCGGTTGTCCTCCCCGATGCTCGAAACATTGGCCATCGTGGCTTACCGCCAACCTGTGTTGCGAGCCGATATCGAAGCGGTTCGCGGCGTGCAAAGCGGTGAATTGCTGCGGCAATTGATGGAAAAGGATTTAGTGCGGATCAGCGGTCGCAGCGACGAACTGGGCCGTCCCTATTTGTATTCCACGACAAAGAGATTTTTGCAGGTCTTTGGCCTCCGTAACACCGATGCCTTACCATGCAGCCAGTGGTTCAAAGAACAGCCGGTCGACGTACCGACAACCGGCCCCCCCGATAACCTAGACCCAGTTCTTGACAGTCCCGATAAGGAGTCCGACGTGAGTATCGCTATCGCTTCATCCCATCATGATGCCTCACCCGAGCACACCGACGCGATCGTTGCCGTTTCAAGTACTGAGGCAAGCCTTTCCAATCCGCCCGCTGCGATCATCGAAGACGAAGAAGATGAGCAGTGGAACGACGACGATGATGACGACGACTGGGACGACGAAGACGACGACTGGGACGATGAAGATCCCGACGACGACGACGACGATTCGGATGACGACGACGACTGGGAAGAAGAAGAAGCCGACGACGACAGCAAGGACGACGACTGGGAAGAAGTCGACGACGATGATGACGACGACCTCGAAGAAGCGGACGGCGAGGGAGACGAGTGGGTCGACGATGAAGACGACGACGACTGGGATGACGACGACGAAGATGAATTTTAATCGTCGCCGCGGTTTCTAACGCCGCTGCCTCAAACGTCTATCTATCGAGTTGGGTCGCTACGACGACCAACTCTAACGCTCGCTGGCCGATTCGTCCGGCCCGGTTTCGAGCATGTTTTCAGCCAGATGAGGTGCCAGGACTGCCGGCGTTGGGTAGTCCCAGGCCAGGGTGGGCGTCAGTTCCAGCCCCAACCAATCTTCGACATCTCCCGCCAGTTCCATCGTGGCCAGCGAATCGAGCCCATAATCGGCCAGCGGTTTATCGCGATCGGCCGGGCCGTTGTCCGGATTCCCCCGCGCGGCCAACCATTCCAACAACCAACCTTCGATCGCCGCGCTAACGGCCGGCAAATCGTCGGGCGTGATCGTTGTGGGGAGCTCGGGGAATTCGACGTTGCCACCCAACAGGATCGATCGATCCCAGCGGTGTTTGGTTTTCAGTTCGCCGCTGAAAAACTGACTCCGACACGCTTGCCGCTGCACCTTGCCGCTGGTCGTCAGCGGAACGCCGCCGGGCCGCGTCAACGCGATCGTCCGCGCATCGACTTCGTGTTGTTCGATCAACCGTCGCCGCAATCGGCGGACCAGACCAGCCAACGATTCCGGTGGCGTCTGCCGGGCGACTTCCGCCACGACCGCCAACGCCTCTTGGCCGTCTCCTTGCGCCGAAAAGGCTGCCGCCGGGCCACCGCTGGCTTCCCCCAAACACTCGCAGACCGTCGCTTCGATATCTTGCGGATAGACGTTGCGGCCGCGAAGGATGATCACGTCCTTCATCCGCCCGGTCACGTATAACTGGTCGCGGTGCAGGAACCCTAAATCCCCGCTCCGCAAAAACTTTCCCGCCTCGGGCTCGCCAGCGATCGTCGCATGAAACTGTTCCGCGTTGACCGCCTCTCGATTCCAATAACCGTCGGCGACGCTGGGTCCCTGCAACCAGATCTCTCCCACGGCGCCATCGGCCTGCGTCGCGGCGGTATCGGGATCGACGATTGCGATCCGCATTCCATCGGCTGCCGGACCGCTGCTGACCAATCGTTGGACCGTCGCTTCGGGCTGACCTTGCGCTGCCGGCTGATACCTTCCCACGGAAAGCGAATCGCGATCGACATCCAGATATTTGGGTTCGTTTCGATCGCCACCGCCAGCGGCCAACAGCGTCGCTTCGGCCAAACCGTAACAGGGGCAGAAGCTGCTGGCGCGATAGCCCGCCGGTTCAAATCGCTGGATAAACGCATCCAACGTCGCCGCCCGCACCGGTTCAGCCCCGCAAAACGCCGTCGTCCAACAACTCAGATCCAACCCCCGCGTGTGTTCCGGATCGATCCGATCGACACACAACTGGTATGCAAAATTGGGAGCTCCGCTGAACGAAGCCCGATGCGAGCTGATCGCTTGCAACCACCGCAGCGGCCGCTGCAGAAAGCTTCGTGGCGACATCAAAACCGCTTCGCCGCCGACGTAGATCGGTTCCAGGATCCCGCCGATCAACCCCATGTCGTGGTAGGCGGGCAACCAAAAGACACCCCGGCTGTGCTCGCTGGCGTCGTCCGCGGCAAACTCCAATGCGTAACTGCTGCGGATCGATTCGAGATTGCTCAGCAGGTTGGCATTGCGAACCATCACTCCCTTGGGATCGCTTGTCGAACCGCTTGTGTATTGCAGCAGCCCCAACGCTTCGCCCGAACTGTCGTCGATGTGAGGATCGAAGTCGACCGCCGCGACGCCATCGGTGGCGATCCGGTGGGTCTTGTGAACAGCCGCGTTCAGCCGCTTGAAGTCCAAACCTTCAAGGGTCTCGCGATTGGCGATCAAGGCCGCCGGTTGGCAATCGACAGCGGCCGTGTCCAAACGCGGCATCGCTCGCCCCGGCTTGGGGAAGCAGGTGGGTACTGGGACCAAGCCGGCATAGCTGGCGGCAAAGAAGCCGACCAAAAACTCAAGCCCCGGCGGGAACAGCAGCAGAGCCCGATCCCCCGGCGTGGTGCACTGGGCTAATTCGGCGGCGACCGATCGGGCTCGCCGATCCAGCTGGCCGTAGGTGATCGATTGCGATTCACCCGCGTCGGTCAAAAACGTAGCGACCGCGCGGTCGGGATGGCGGCGGCTGCGATCGACCATCAGTTCGGTCAACGACCGCCAACCGCCATGCCGCTGCGATGTTTCTTGTGATAGCGACATATTTTTATGGCTGGAAATCATGTTGCCCGGTCTACAAAAGTCACAACACGCCGACGACCGTCGTCGACTCGTTGAGATCTGGCTGCCCTGTTACGATGGAAATACGCCGTGGACGTTACGATTGTAACGAGAATGGCGTGCCAACCAAACGGCCGCGCCGACCGTTTCGCCCCCCCTTTGGATCGTTTTTTCTAAAAAACTCGTCACCTCAAAGTCCATGTTCCGAACGATTTACGAGGCCGCCAAGCCGAAGCTGCAGTTTTTCTGGTTCTGCCACGCCGGTGCCGGTTCGGCGTCACTGGTCCGAGCGGCTCGGGGTTTATCGGGGCCGCTGAGTCTGCATGTGGCTTCGCTCCCCGGACGCGAACACCGTTTCCGCGATGGGCTGAACCTCTCGCTCGATGAATTAGTCGACCAATTGGCCGCCGAACTGCGAGCTCAGATTCGCGGCCCCTATCATTTAATAGGGCACAGTTTTGGCAGCCTGTTGAGCTATCTGCTGGCTCAGAAAATGATCGCCGCCGGGGTGCCGCCGCTCAGCCTGACCGTGATGACGCTAGCCGCGCCCGACCGCGTCGACCGAAATCCGCGAACCGCCCATCTGACCAACGAAGAATTCCTCGACTACCTCGACCATCGCTTCGGCAGCGTCCCCCGCGCGCTGCGGACGAATCCCGAAGCGATCGCGTTGTTTTTGCCGATCGTTCGCTACGACTTACAATTGCTCGAATCGTACGTTCACCAACCGACCCCGCCGCTGCCGATTCCGATCCTGGCGTTGGCCGGCAGCGAGGATCGCGCCGTCAGCCCCGAAGCGATGCGGCAGTGGGAGCGGTTTACCAGCGAATCGTTCGAATTGCAGACAATCCCCGGCGGCCACTTCTTTCCCACGGAAAATGTTGACCCGATCATCCAGCGGGCGATCGGATCATTCCAGCAAGGACCTTCATGATCGCATCTCGATGCCGTTAGCGGATCGTTCGACCTGATCCAAATCGAATCATTCCAGCAAGGCTCTTATATGACTGCTTCCCCATCGCCAGTCTCCAAATCACGC
Above is a genomic segment from Rosistilla ulvae containing:
- a CDS encoding thioesterase II family protein, with translation MFRTIYEAAKPKLQFFWFCHAGAGSASLVRAARGLSGPLSLHVASLPGREHRFRDGLNLSLDELVDQLAAELRAQIRGPYHLIGHSFGSLLSYLLAQKMIAAGVPPLSLTVMTLAAPDRVDRNPRTAHLTNEEFLDYLDHRFGSVPRALRTNPEAIALFLPIVRYDLQLLESYVHQPTPPLPIPILALAGSEDRAVSPEAMRQWERFTSESFELQTIPGGHFFPTENVDPIIQRAIGSFQQGPS
- the scpB gene encoding SMC-Scp complex subunit ScpB is translated as MRPWGPRRGGWQDRNLFRPLESSATRRRRVAMRDAEASQTPSSSPAEDDDPKHKLQRTEAILVLSRGSLTTRKLAALAGLADATEARTLIRQLNQLYDQQGRAFRAEEVAGGYQLLTRPQFAPYLRRLGHVPQAVRLSSPMLETLAIVAYRQPVLRADIEAVRGVQSGELLRQLMEKDLVRISGRSDELGRPYLYSTTKRFLQVFGLRNTDALPCSQWFKEQPVDVPTTGPPDNLDPVLDSPDKESDVSIAIASSHHDASPEHTDAIVAVSSTEASLSNPPAAIIEDEEDEQWNDDDDDDDWDDEDDDWDDEDPDDDDDDSDDDDDWEEEEADDDSKDDDWEEVDDDDDDDLEEADGEGDEWVDDEDDDDWDDDDEDEF
- a CDS encoding AMP-binding protein, with product MSLSQETSQRHGGWRSLTELMVDRSRRHPDRAVATFLTDAGESQSITYGQLDRRARSVAAELAQCTTPGDRALLLFPPGLEFLVGFFAASYAGLVPVPTCFPKPGRAMPRLDTAAVDCQPAALIANRETLEGLDFKRLNAAVHKTHRIATDGVAAVDFDPHIDDSSGEALGLLQYTSGSTSDPKGVMVRNANLLSNLESIRSSYALEFAADDASEHSRGVFWLPAYHDMGLIGGILEPIYVGGEAVLMSPRSFLQRPLRWLQAISSHRASFSGAPNFAYQLCVDRIDPEHTRGLDLSCWTTAFCGAEPVRAATLDAFIQRFEPAGYRASSFCPCYGLAEATLLAAGGGDRNEPKYLDVDRDSLSVGRYQPAAQGQPEATVQRLVSSGPAADGMRIAIVDPDTAATQADGAVGEIWLQGPSVADGYWNREAVNAEQFHATIAGEPEAGKFLRSGDLGFLHRDQLYVTGRMKDVIILRGRNVYPQDIEATVCECLGEASGGPAAAFSAQGDGQEALAVVAEVARQTPPESLAGLVRRLRRRLIEQHEVDARTIALTRPGGVPLTTSGKVQRQACRSQFFSGELKTKHRWDRSILLGGNVEFPELPTTITPDDLPAVSAAIEGWLLEWLAARGNPDNGPADRDKPLADYGLDSLATMELAGDVEDWLGLELTPTLAWDYPTPAVLAPHLAENMLETGPDESASER